A single region of the Saprospiraceae bacterium genome encodes:
- a CDS encoding AraC family transcriptional regulator has product MPLSFYYKSAILLFFFVQGNIFAILLLRKGIEHAHNASKWLSLFVFLCCLYITPWMLGHEGWYAVDGYREFLFFVPFQQLFLIGPVIYFYTQSLLNPNFQLSKKALVHFLPALVYLLYSLIIFIVDQFLLDQYYFYADGRDKDLAPWYQISGLLSMMIYTTLSIKYYYKYRQQIFQELSFADSVVFNWMQKYLVALWIMLVLRLLFLILYPEWGDFGAKWWYYFLFACLSYYIALTGYTNTIATIVSFRVNAFEMEPRPLPALQNKQVIFENKHSKMAGQVADPSLQAWKTKISDLMEKEQLYQNPTLTLSDVASTLGTTTKQVSSVINQGFGMNFNDFVNHYRVEAFKALLQRGEHQQYTILSIALACGFNSKTTFNRVFKRCTTLTPIQYVSQLKHNESNS; this is encoded by the coding sequence ATGCCACTATCCTTCTATTATAAAAGCGCCATTTTGTTGTTTTTCTTTGTGCAAGGCAACATTTTTGCCATCCTCTTGCTCAGGAAAGGCATCGAACATGCCCATAACGCCAGTAAATGGTTGAGCCTGTTCGTTTTTTTATGTTGCCTCTATATTACGCCCTGGATGCTAGGTCATGAAGGGTGGTATGCAGTGGATGGTTATCGCGAGTTTTTATTTTTCGTCCCTTTCCAGCAATTATTCCTCATTGGGCCTGTTATTTATTTTTATACCCAAAGCTTGCTTAACCCTAACTTTCAGCTAAGCAAGAAGGCATTGGTCCACTTCCTGCCAGCCCTGGTCTATCTCCTTTACAGCCTAATCATTTTCATCGTCGACCAATTTCTTTTGGATCAATACTATTTCTACGCTGATGGCAGAGATAAGGATTTAGCCCCTTGGTATCAAATCAGCGGGCTGCTGTCGATGATGATCTACACGACCCTGAGTATCAAATACTATTACAAGTACCGTCAGCAGATTTTCCAGGAATTGAGTTTTGCGGACAGCGTTGTTTTTAACTGGATGCAGAAATACCTAGTGGCTTTGTGGATCATGCTAGTCCTACGGCTGCTTTTTCTAATCCTCTATCCTGAATGGGGCGATTTTGGTGCAAAGTGGTGGTACTATTTTTTATTTGCCTGTCTTTCCTACTATATTGCATTAACAGGTTATACCAATACCATAGCCACTATTGTTTCTTTCCGAGTAAACGCTTTTGAAATGGAGCCAAGGCCATTGCCCGCCTTGCAAAACAAACAGGTCATTTTCGAAAACAAGCATTCGAAGATGGCTGGCCAAGTTGCAGATCCGAGCCTGCAGGCATGGAAAACAAAGATCTCAGACCTAATGGAAAAAGAACAATTGTATCAAAATCCCACCCTTACCCTGAGCGATGTAGCATCAACGCTCGGCACCACCACCAAACAGGTTTCCAGTGTGATCAACCAGGGCTTTGGTATGAATTTCAACGATTTCGTCAATCATTATCGGGTGGAAGCATTTAAGGCGCTCCTTCAAAGGGGCGAACATCAGCAATATACCATCCTCAGTATCGCTTTGGCTTGTGGCTTCAATTCCAAAACAACCTTCAACCGGGTATTTAAACGATGTACCACGCTCACGCCCATACAGTATGTCTCCCAACTGAAGCACAATGAATCCAATTCCTGA
- a CDS encoding TIGR04076 family protein → MSDPKKLRDDQFELYDLTVVVEKITGHCTCDMTEGDCFHLKGGKISMPDGANFCLYALQSTIPLLPAKQRKNHAADWMETDARVVCPDPACGLIMRIDRLSLRVLDHDEVSPINWDSIPGK, encoded by the coding sequence ATGTCCGATCCTAAAAAATTGCGAGACGATCAATTTGAACTATACGACCTCACTGTGGTCGTTGAAAAAATAACGGGCCACTGTACCTGCGATATGACAGAAGGAGATTGTTTCCATCTTAAAGGCGGCAAAATTTCCATGCCAGATGGCGCCAATTTTTGCTTATATGCCTTGCAATCCACCATCCCGCTACTCCCCGCAAAACAGCGCAAAAACCATGCAGCAGATTGGATGGAAACCGACGCTCGCGTGGTATGTCCCGATCCCGCCTGTGGTCTTATCATGCGTATCGACCGCCTGAGCCTACGGGTACTTGATCACGATGAGGTAAGCCCGATTAATTGGGATTCGATACCTGGAAAATAG
- a CDS encoding alpha/beta hydrolase has translation MSPQLTAWEKSGSYLFYGPFQHQLFVKSIGDAQASAQKTLLLLHGFPESSYSYHAIVTGMLQTFDRIILFDMLGYGLSDKPTEGFTYSLFEQADTAFAVWKHLGVKGGHLLSHDMGTSVATEIVARHENGLMPAWFSDGLQSLTFTNGSMVLSLAKLRVTQKILLSKYGHLMRKVTTFKLFNQQVRSAQGNDKLPADEIQLLWEANTLQDGHQKAYLTIRYLNDRKRFEQARWLPALRQTRLPIHICWGDEDAVAQVAMAYHLKEHICKDAQLTIMKGLGHFCQLGSPTQWVAYVSAFYTELKRAPNVRS, from the coding sequence ATGTCACCACAACTAACAGCCTGGGAAAAAAGTGGCAGCTACCTTTTCTACGGGCCTTTCCAGCACCAACTATTCGTCAAATCAATAGGCGACGCCCAGGCTAGTGCCCAAAAAACATTACTGCTCCTCCATGGTTTCCCAGAATCGTCCTATTCCTACCATGCTATTGTAACGGGTATGTTACAAACCTTCGATCGCATTATTCTATTTGATATGTTGGGGTATGGCTTGAGTGATAAGCCGACCGAAGGATTTACCTATTCCCTATTTGAACAGGCTGATACGGCCTTTGCCGTGTGGAAACATTTAGGCGTCAAAGGGGGGCATCTGCTGTCGCATGATATGGGGACTAGCGTGGCGACCGAAATAGTGGCTCGCCACGAAAACGGATTGATGCCTGCATGGTTTTCGGATGGCCTGCAAAGTTTAACCTTTACCAATGGCAGCATGGTCCTTTCATTGGCAAAACTCCGGGTTACCCAAAAAATATTGCTTTCTAAGTATGGGCATCTCATGCGAAAAGTCACTACCTTTAAACTATTCAACCAGCAGGTGCGCAGCGCACAGGGCAACGACAAATTACCTGCTGATGAGATTCAGCTGTTATGGGAAGCTAATACGTTACAAGATGGCCATCAAAAGGCCTATTTAACCATCAGGTATTTGAATGATCGAAAACGATTTGAACAAGCCCGTTGGTTGCCTGCACTGAGACAAACCAGGCTACCGATTCATATTTGTTGGGGGGATGAGGATGCCGTAGCTCAGGTGGCTATGGCTTATCATTTAAAAGAACATATTTGCAAGGATGCCCAATTGACAATTATGAAAGGCTTGGGGCATTTTTGCCAGTTGGGGAGTCCCACACAATGGGTGGCCTATGTCAGTGCATTTTATACCGAACTAAAAAGAGCGCCTAATGTCCGATCCTAA